The following is a genomic window from Ethanoligenens harbinense YUAN-3.
CCAAAAAGCTGCCCCTTCAGGACGGCAAACTGCTGGGCTATGACGATTTTACAAAATCGTATAAAGAAATGGATCCCGGCGCGTTCGCGTCCGATGCGGCCGCCCCGAAGTTCAGCGCGTCTACGCCCGGCCCTGCCGGAGGCGCATTGACCGGGAACGACAAGGCAAACGCCGCCCTGCGTGAAGCATTCGGCAGGGTCAGCCAGTAAAGGAGAACAACTATGCCGATCGACAGACAGGCCGCAGAGGCCCTTATTCAGGATCAGATCGTAAACACCATTTTCGAGGACGTGCCCAAGCAGTCCGCCGTCCTTTCCCTGATGCGCAAGCTGCCCAACATGACCAGCAAGCAGACGCGTATCCCCGTGCTGGATGCATTGCCCCTTGCCTACTGGGTGAACGGGGACACCGGATTCAAGCAGACCACCCGGCAGGCATGGGACAACGTGTGGCTGGTTGCGGCCGAACTGGCCACCATCGTGCCGATCCCCGAAGCTGTGCTGGATGACTCCAGTTATGACATCATGGGCGAAGTGACGCCGCGTGTGAACGAGGCGATGGGGGCCGTCATCGACGGTGCAATCGTTTTCGGCGTCAACAGGCCGTCCGAGTGGCAGAACGATATCGTCACGCTGGCCAGACAGGCCGGAAACAACGTGGCTGCCAGTGGCGGCATTACCTATGACAATATCATGGGACAGGACGGACTGATCTCCAAAGTGGAGGAGTCCGGCTATATGGTGGACGGTATCCTCGCCTCCATTAAAACCCGCGCGGGCCTGCGCGGCATCAAGGACAGCAACAACCGCCCAATTTTTGTGCCGGAAATGCAGAGCGGCACCACCTATACGCTGGACGGCACGCCGATCACGTTCCAGCAGAACGGGGCGTTCAATGCGACCGTAGCGCAGATGATCGCGGGCGCATGGTCGCAGGCCGTGTATGCCATGAGGCAGGACGTGACCGTGAAGATCCTCGACCAGGGCGTTATTCAGGACCCGAACTCCAAAGAAATCATCTACAACCTTGCGCAGCAGGACATGATTGCCCTGCGCGTGGTGATGCGGCTGGGCTGGGCGCTGCCGAACCCGGCTACCGCCGTGAACAGCGACCGCACAAATGTGCCGTTTGCGTACATTGAGGCCGCGACGCCGTATACCGACTACTCCGTGACCTTTACCGTCAAAGACAATGACACGGATCCGATCGCGGGCGTGCGTGTCAATGTAAACGGCGCGAACAAGAAAACGGCGGCGGACGGCACGGCGGTGTTCAACCTGCGCGCCGGGACGTATCCTGTCACCATCAAGGCGGATGACTATGCGACGCAGTCCGCCACCGTGACCGTGACCAACGCGCCGGTGCCGGTGGCCATCACGCTGCAGGCCGCGCAGTAAACGGAGGACATCTATGTATGCGGATTATGCCTTTTACAGCGGCACCTATGCGGGAACTGCCGTCTCGGAGAGCGATTTTCCCGCCCTAGCGCGGGACGCTTCCAACTTCATTGATCGGATCACCTTCGGCCGCCTGAAGACTGGAACGCCGGTTACGGAGGATGTACAGTTGGCCACCTGCGCGGTAATCGACCGCATGCATGCCGCCAGACAATCCGGCGCGCTGGAGGTAAATGTCGCCGTGAAGACCGAAAACAACGACGGGTTCAGCCAGACGTTTGCCGCGCCGGGCGATGTTCGCGCGGAGCTACAGGCGGACTATACCGACGCCGCGGCCGCTTATCTGCTCTACACCGGGCTGATGGACAGGAGCGTGAGCACATGACCACGAACGCCGACATCACCCTGTACAACCAGTGGTACAACCGCGTGACGCGGCTGATCGAGTGGAAGCGCGTGCAGATTCCCGGTGTGAGCTGGCACGGCGGAATCGTCACCGACGTGACCGGCAATGGCCTGCAGGCGGCGAATGCCTATATCGTGCGGATCCCTTTGGATGCGGCTCCTGCCGGGCGCACATTTGCGTGTCCGGAGGATTGGGCGGCCACTGAAAGCGACGACCTGGGCGCATTGTGGACGATACAGCCGGGAGATATCCTGATAAACGGGCTTTTGGCCGACGACATCGCAAAGGCATCGGATCTGACCGCAAAGTATGGCAGCCGGTGCTGCACGGTGATTGGCTGGAAGGACAACCGACGGGGATCCGCTGCTCTGCAACACTGGCGGATAGACGGGAAGTGATGCCGTGTCCGGGCAAAACAAAAAGCTGATCGTTAAAACGCCGCGCGGCGAGGTCGTGCAGGTGACGACCAAAAGCGGCAAGGTGACCGCCAAGCTGACGTGGAATCCCGATTTTGGTGACCGCAAGACCGGCGACTTTTCCAGGGCGCAGAAGTTCCTTGATTCGGAGGTGCTGCGCACTACGACGCCGTTTGTGCCGATCAAGACCGGCGCGCTCATCAAGTCCGGCCAACTCGGCACTGTGATCGGCAGCGGACAGGTGACGTGGCATGCACCATACGCCCGTTATCAATATTACAGCACATCGCTATCGCGCACCTATGATGCCCAGCGCGGCGGGAAATGGTTTGAGCGCAGCAAGGCAACCAACAAGCCTGCGTGGATCGCCGGGGTGAAAAAGATTGCGGGAGGCAGGTAATGAGTATTATAAACAGCCTTTACGAGTATTTTAAAAGCTGCCCGCTGCTCGGGGATGAAAAAATCAATGTGGACTATCTGCCGGAGACCGCGCGGGAATATACCATTGATACCATTACGGGTGATCCCATCATCAAACGCTATGCGCGCGGGGCAACACTCCGGCAATATCTGTTTGCGTTCGGCAGCCGGGATTTTTACGGGCCGGATGTGCTCCAAAACCTTTCCAACAGCGGATTCTATGAGGATTTTGCGGCGTGGCTGGACGAGCAGAACAAGGCCAAGAACTTTCCTGTGCTGCCGCCCAATTGTGTACCGCAAAAAGTTGAAGTTCAGACCAGTGGTTACCTGTTTGGAGCCGATGCCGAAACAGCACGGTATCAGATACAATGCCGCGTCGTCTATTACCAGGAGGGAATTATATGAAACTGTCCGATCTTATGCAGGGCAAAACGCCCAGCCCAACATACGCAGGTTTTGCCACCAACGATGATTTTGTTCTGGCAGTCGATACCGGCACCGGGAGCACCCAGACCGCCGACGGGGACTATGCCATCGTAGAGGCAGGTATCACCAAGAGCGAGGCGTCCGCCGATGCCGAAACCAAAGATAACCAGTACATCCGCACCGGCAAAAAAACAACCAAGACCGGCACACAGCGCAAGTTTTCCATTGAGGGCGACCGCTGCGATGGTGATGCTTTTCAGGATTTTTGCCTGTCCAATGCTATTGTGTTCGGCGTTGGGGCGGCTGTGGAACGCAAGTATATCTATTTCAACATGCTGACAGGTGTCGGCGAGCGCGGAACCGTGACCATCGTGGTGAGCGACACGCAGACCGGCAATGCTGGCGACAACGCCACCTTTAAGGTGGATATGACGTCCACCGCGACCCCGACCGATTATACCTATTCCAGCGAATCGTAAGGAGGAATGACCATGGAGATCAATGGCGTAACGCTTGATCTGGATCTGGATGATATGGACAAAGCCGAACAGGTGCAAAAGGTCATCGAGGGAATGCAGTCCAAAATTGAACAGGTCAAGGAAACGGACGACTATGTTACCGGCGGACGCAAAGTCTGCCGAATCGTCAATGATTGTTTCAATCAAATTTTTGGCACAGGGACTTCCGAAAAAATCTTTGAGGGTATGAAGCTTACACCACACATCGACGCTTTTGTGGCACTCGGCGACGCGATCAAGGAGCAAAAGGAACAGCAAAACGCCCATATGCAGAGCGTCTGTCATAAATACAGCCCGAATCGGACAGAGCGCCGGGCACGAAAGAAATGAACATATTACTGGACATCCTGCCGGAGGAAATTGACGGCATCCCAATCCGCAGTGATTTCCGCATTATGGTTCAGTTTGAGCTGATGATGACAGACCTGACAGTGCCGCAGGATGCCCGTATTCCGCTGGCAATCAATCTGTTATACCAACAGCCCGTCCACGACTTGAAACAGGCAATAGACGGGCTGCTGCGGTTTTATCGTTGTGGCGCACCGTTAAAGCAGGGCGGCGCGGGTGGTGGCGGGAAACATGAACGGGCTTACGACTTTGAACAGGACGCGCCGGACATTTACGCCGCTTTTATGCAGACATATGGGATTGACTTAAACGATGTGGACATGCACTGGTGGAAATTCCACGCGCTGATGTTTGCGTTGCCAGAAGACTGCAAATTCAGCCGCATCATGAGATACCGCACGATGGATCTGTCCGATTTTAAAGGAAAAGAGCGCAAATTTTACGCCGATAAGCAGGTGCAATATCGCTTGCGCCCGTTGGGTACGGAAAAGCTCACAGCGGCAGCGGCGGAGCAGGTGGCAAAGGAACGCGTGGCAAAGCGGTTTGCAGAAGCAGAGAGGTGGGCGAAATCACACTGACCATTTATGCCCGCAGTTTTGGCAAAGAGCAACTTTCTGGTTGGAAAATTTTGTGTTTGAAGTTCCTCGATGTTTCCCCACCAATAGCCATAAACCACATGTAATGAGGATCAGAAACAGCCTCCCGATTCCCCACAAGCACCCGTTCCCTCGGGTGGATGTTTTTGCTCGTGTTTGTTCAAGCACGATATTTACGCTTTGGCTGCCGCATTTTGGGCATGTCATGTGGAACTCTCCTCTGCTGTTTTTATTTGATTTTACCATAAATTACTTTTTTGGGAAAGGAGGTTTTAAAAAAATGGGTTTTGATGGATCTATCAATATTGACTCCAGCATTGACGGCACAGGGTTTTCCAAAGGGATAGAAAAACTCGGAGGTGTCGCAAAAGCCTCTCTTGGAGCTATCACCGGGTTAATCAGTGGCGCGGCCACCGCACTCGGCGGGGCCGCAGCAGAGGGTATAAAGTACAACAACCAAATGGAGCAGTACCAGACCTCTTTTGCAGTTATGTTAGGAAGTGCCGCTAAAGCGCAGGAGATGATAAATAATCTTCAAAATTTCTCCATGAAAACTCCGTTTCAGATGGCGAATCTTGCGGATGCCACCAAAACGCTGATGGGATACGGAATATCCGTGCAGGACATCATGCCCGATTTGGAAATGCTGGGGGATGTCAGTCAGGGCAATTCGCAAAAATTACAAAATCTCGCTCTGGTGTTCGGGCAGGTCCAGGCAGCCGGTAAACTGCAAGGGCAGGATTTGCTTCAACTGATAGACAACGGATTTAATCCACTACAGACCATCTCCCAGCAAACGGGCAAAAGCATGGCTGAACTGCGCACGGAAATGGAAAACGGGCAAATCAGTGCACAGGATGTGACAAATGCCTTTAAATCAGCCACCAGCGCGGGCGGTCTTTTCTACAACGATTTGGAAGAACAGTCCAAAACATTTAACGGACAACTCTCAACTTTAAAAGACCACGTGCTGATATTTTTAGGAAGCATCACCGGGGCGCTGACAAACAGCCTGAAAGACACCGCCCTGCCCATGGTAAACGGCTGGTTGGAGCAGTTGCAGTCCGCATTTAACGCAGGAGGTGTAAACGGCGTTGTCGGCGCTTTTGGGAATGTGCTATCCCAAGCAGTCAATGCCGTTGCCGCACAAGCGCCGCAGTTGATATCCCTTGCAGTCATGCTCACTACAACATTGCTAAATGGATTAAACGCAAACGCCGGACAGTTGGCTTCATCCGGGGCGAGTGTGGTTACTGGTCTGGCAAAAGGGATTATATCTGTAGCGCAAAGTTTGGGTGCCGTTGGGATCAATCTGATTCAAAATATCATAGAGGGTATCACATCGTCCTTACCATCGATTGCCGTTAGCGCTGTTCAAGTAGCCACTCGAATTGTTGAGGCTCTGTTAAATGCGTTGCCATCTGTAGTAACCGCTGCCTGGGCATTAACTGCCGGAGTAGCGCAGGGGCTTACTTCCGCTCTGCCTACGCTTATAATGACCATCGTGCAAATCATCCCACAGATCATAAACGCAATAGCGGTACAAATGCCTGCACTTATGGCTGCTCTTACAGCAATGATCCCGCAAGTTATCAACGCTCTGTCTACCGCGCTGGTCACTGGCATACCTCTCATTTTGCAGGCGGCTATTCAGTTGCTGATGGCGATTGTACAGGCTATACCGCAGATCATTGTTGCTGTGGTTACTGCGCTGCCCACACTCATACAGTCTATCGTCACGACGTTGGTACAGGCGCTCCCAATTTTGATAACTGGCGCTGTCCAGCTACTGATGGCGATTGTACAGGCTATCCCGCAAATTCTTCCGCCACTGATTGCCGCTATTCCTCAAATCATTACAACGCTTATCACTGGGCTTGTGCAGGCACTCCCTGAACTGATAAATGGGGCTGTCCAGCTTCTCATGGCTATTATTGATGCAATCCCTATCATCATTCAAACGCTTATACCCATGATTCCGGAGATTGTTCACGCAATTGTAGATGCCCTAATTCGAGCAATGCCTGTCCTTATTGAGGGGTCCATCGAACTGTTCTTCGCGATCCTTAAAGCAATCCCTATGATTGTTGTGGAACTCATAAAGGACATGCCGCAAATTATTCAAGCTATTTTACAGGGACTCGCGGCGGGTGGCGGAGAATTGAAGAACGCTGGAGGGGACTTGATTCGCGGACTTTGGCAAGGCATACAGGATGTGTCCGGCTGGCTTTGGAATAAAGTCAGCGGGTTCTTCGGAACGTTGACGGATAAAATCAAGAATTTTTTCGGTATCCACTCCCCGTCCCGCCTGATGCGCGATGAAATCGGCAAGATGTTGCCGCCCGGCATCGCCCTCGGTTTTGAGGCGTCTATGCCCGATGCCATATCGGACATGCAGGCGGAGATGGATGCCATGACGGCCAAGATGCAAGCCAGTGTGGCAGCGCAACAGAGCGCGGTATTCGTGGGGACATCCGGCACGGGCGCGCAGACCATTGACAACTCCGTAACCAAATCACCGATTATCAACATCAACGGGCCGGTCAACGTGACCGATCAGGGCAACCAGCGGCAGACACTACAGCAGCTGCAATTTTTAGCGGCCATCTAAGGAGGCGATAGCATGATCTCACCGATCAGCTTCAACGGCGTGGCGCTCAACGACGGATTTTTCTCCAGCGACCTGCGCGGCGTATTTGACAGCGACAAGGTGCTTACCCTCAACGATATCCTCGGCGACGGGCAGGTGTTTGGGCGCTCCAAAGCCGCCGAGCGCAAGCTGGTGCTCAACATTACGGCGGCAGCGCAGGATCTGTCGCGCATCGCTGCCCTCAACCAGATGATGGCGGGCAACGCGCTTAAAATGCTTATCATCGCCACGGACATCGGGCGGTTGTATGGGTACGGCGAGGTGACTACTTTTGCGTGGGCGAGCGACACACCGCTGATGCAATCGGTGCAAATCACCATGCCAGACCCCCACTGGCAGGCCTTGCAGCCGGACACGCTGTCGCTGGAGCCGTCCATCGCAAACGGGGTGATATTTGGCGACCCGGTACGCATCGCATTGGACGCGGGCGGCTCGGACAACGCTGCACGCACCATACTGGATGCCGACAACTCAGACAGCGCCGCACGCACGCAACTGGATGCAGGAGGGAGCAACTGATGGCCGCTTTATACGATTTACTTAACCGGCGCGACACATGGGCAAACTGGCAGAACAACAACATCATTTTGCCGGACGGCGTGCTGGGTGTCATCACCGACAGCCCGGCTGATGAGCTGTGGCTGCTGATGGGCGATGGCACCACGCACGTCAAGGA
Proteins encoded in this region:
- a CDS encoding phage major capsid protein — protein: MPIDRQAAEALIQDQIVNTIFEDVPKQSAVLSLMRKLPNMTSKQTRIPVLDALPLAYWVNGDTGFKQTTRQAWDNVWLVAAELATIVPIPEAVLDDSSYDIMGEVTPRVNEAMGAVIDGAIVFGVNRPSEWQNDIVTLARQAGNNVAASGGITYDNIMGQDGLISKVEESGYMVDGILASIKTRAGLRGIKDSNNRPIFVPEMQSGTTYTLDGTPITFQQNGAFNATVAQMIAGAWSQAVYAMRQDVTVKILDQGVIQDPNSKEIIYNLAQQDMIALRVVMRLGWALPNPATAVNSDRTNVPFAYIEAATPYTDYSVTFTVKDNDTDPIAGVRVNVNGANKKTAADGTAVFNLRAGTYPVTIKADDYATQSATVTVTNAPVPVAITLQAAQ
- a CDS encoding DUF6751 family protein; the encoded protein is MTTNADITLYNQWYNRVTRLIEWKRVQIPGVSWHGGIVTDVTGNGLQAANAYIVRIPLDAAPAGRTFACPEDWAATESDDLGALWTIQPGDILINGLLADDIAKASDLTAKYGSRCCTVIGWKDNRRGSAALQHWRIDGK
- a CDS encoding minor capsid protein, whose translation is MSGQNKKLIVKTPRGEVVQVTTKSGKVTAKLTWNPDFGDRKTGDFSRAQKFLDSEVLRTTTPFVPIKTGALIKSGQLGTVIGSGQVTWHAPYARYQYYSTSLSRTYDAQRGGKWFERSKATNKPAWIAGVKKIAGGR
- a CDS encoding phage tail tube protein, which translates into the protein MKLSDLMQGKTPSPTYAGFATNDDFVLAVDTGTGSTQTADGDYAIVEAGITKSEASADAETKDNQYIRTGKKTTKTGTQRKFSIEGDRCDGDAFQDFCLSNAIVFGVGAAVERKYIYFNMLTGVGERGTVTIVVSDTQTGNAGDNATFKVDMTSTATPTDYTYSSES
- a CDS encoding DUF6673 family protein, translated to MEINGVTLDLDLDDMDKAEQVQKVIEGMQSKIEQVKETDDYVTGGRKVCRIVNDCFNQIFGTGTSEKIFEGMKLTPHIDAFVALGDAIKEQKEQQNAHMQSVCHKYSPNRTERRARKK
- a CDS encoding Gp15 family bacteriophage protein, coding for MNILLDILPEEIDGIPIRSDFRIMVQFELMMTDLTVPQDARIPLAINLLYQQPVHDLKQAIDGLLRFYRCGAPLKQGGAGGGGKHERAYDFEQDAPDIYAAFMQTYGIDLNDVDMHWWKFHALMFALPEDCKFSRIMRYRTMDLSDFKGKERKFYADKQVQYRLRPLGTEKLTAAAAEQVAKERVAKRFAEAERWAKSH
- a CDS encoding tape measure protein, whose product is MGFDGSINIDSSIDGTGFSKGIEKLGGVAKASLGAITGLISGAATALGGAAAEGIKYNNQMEQYQTSFAVMLGSAAKAQEMINNLQNFSMKTPFQMANLADATKTLMGYGISVQDIMPDLEMLGDVSQGNSQKLQNLALVFGQVQAAGKLQGQDLLQLIDNGFNPLQTISQQTGKSMAELRTEMENGQISAQDVTNAFKSATSAGGLFYNDLEEQSKTFNGQLSTLKDHVLIFLGSITGALTNSLKDTALPMVNGWLEQLQSAFNAGGVNGVVGAFGNVLSQAVNAVAAQAPQLISLAVMLTTTLLNGLNANAGQLASSGASVVTGLAKGIISVAQSLGAVGINLIQNIIEGITSSLPSIAVSAVQVATRIVEALLNALPSVVTAAWALTAGVAQGLTSALPTLIMTIVQIIPQIINAIAVQMPALMAALTAMIPQVINALSTALVTGIPLILQAAIQLLMAIVQAIPQIIVAVVTALPTLIQSIVTTLVQALPILITGAVQLLMAIVQAIPQILPPLIAAIPQIITTLITGLVQALPELINGAVQLLMAIIDAIPIIIQTLIPMIPEIVHAIVDALIRAMPVLIEGSIELFFAILKAIPMIVVELIKDMPQIIQAILQGLAAGGGELKNAGGDLIRGLWQGIQDVSGWLWNKVSGFFGTLTDKIKNFFGIHSPSRLMRDEIGKMLPPGIALGFEASMPDAISDMQAEMDAMTAKMQASVAAQQSAVFVGTSGTGAQTIDNSVTKSPIININGPVNVTDQGNQRQTLQQLQFLAAI